TAACTCGGCGATTGTGGACTGGGCGGCAAGCGCGCGAGGGGGGATGGGCTTGCCTATAACGGCCACGCAGCGGGCAAACGGTTTGGGCAAGAGGTAGCGGCACCAGGTGGACTCCAGTATCCACGCCGGTTTGGCACTGGTGGCGACCGGAGCCAACGGCAGGCCAAGTTTTTCGGCCAAGAAGAGGATGCCCGGTTTGGCCTGAAAGGCGGGCCCGTGCGGCCCATCCACGGCAAAAGCGGCCGGGTGGCCTGCCTCGATCGCTTTCTTGATGGCGAGCAAGGCGCGCATTCCCCCGTGGCTGCTGGACCCCC
The sequence above is a segment of the Calditrichota bacterium genome. Coding sequences within it:
- a CDS encoding DUF374 domain-containing protein, with translation MSFRQRLKETRRRISYSRVFVDALAFSAFALMRLLTSTLRVRLYIHPSVDEELHRKPLLFAFWHGRQFLLVPHFTSWNIALMSDLSWAGDIQTRILQRFGYTVVRGSSSHGGMRALLAIKKAIEAGHPAAFAVDGPHGPAFQAKPGILFLAEKLGLPLAPVATSAKPAWILESTWCRYLLPKPFARCVAVIGKPIPPRALAAQSTIAEL